From the Bacillus tuaregi genome, one window contains:
- a CDS encoding NusG domain II-containing protein: protein MNPLKNALQMIKRWDIIITVLLLVISFIPVSIFSYQQAKVEATTENPEYVAVISSRNEEVKRVTLTGHKGTERLNIPEIECNPNTVELHNEEIRIESSTCPEQICVNTGYISKPGPAIVCLPHQVVITIETVGGGEDVDPLIISS from the coding sequence ATGAACCCTTTGAAAAACGCACTTCAAATGATTAAAAGATGGGACATTATTATTACTGTTTTATTATTAGTCATTTCATTTATCCCCGTTTCTATTTTTAGCTATCAGCAGGCTAAAGTAGAGGCAACAACTGAAAATCCAGAATATGTCGCTGTTATTTCCAGTAGAAATGAGGAAGTGAAACGGGTCACATTAACTGGACATAAAGGTACTGAAAGGTTAAACATACCTGAGATTGAATGTAATCCAAATACCGTGGAGTTGCATAACGAGGAGATTCGGATTGAATCTTCTACATGTCCTGAACAAATCTGTGTAAATACAGGCTATATTTCAAAACCAGGTCCTGCTATTGTATGCTTACCCCATCAAGTAGTAATCACAATTGAAACAGTCGGTGGAGGCGAAGATGTGGATCCGCTTATTATTAGTTCATGA